In Deltaproteobacteria bacterium, a single window of DNA contains:
- the thyX gene encoding FAD-dependent thymidylate synthase, which produces MGQAKLHVELLRHTPRPEEVVAMGAKLCYSPANIDDLKAGIESKDQSAFVDKLVSMGHMSPVEHVTFTFGVEGISRACSHQIVRHRVASYCLSGDTVIKGARQKSRGYKRFTVKSLFDRTLSPHGRSRLKLIRLNSLDEEKQVFSRGKIKDIFYTGKNEVWEVKLNNGRTIKATPNHRFLTKEGWLPLKDIARLRPKLAVNGVTCKAPEFALLRDKIWLYERYNSENLTQEEIGELLGCSKHTVRSWIRRHGLQKETGGLHGHRPRTGYHWTLNRKRTPEERRRLSEQMKGLGNPQWKGGITREAVRLRKEISPELRRSIYERDGFKCKLCQKTGGQLTLHHKIPLYADKTKNTAPENLVTLCRECHRKVNNNENEYAGLFDTAPVPYHSRSNGCYRTVKWEEIESITPKGIEETYDIAMDGPHHNFVANGFVVHNSQQSQRYVGEQTAKHEGATFEYVIPPSVVDAGQAEWFEEKMQTIQGWYDELNAALGEAGEKSQEDARFLLPNAAETKIVITMNARELLHFFRVRCCNRAQWEIRAMAEQMLVKLKEAAPKLFVNAGPGCVTGKCPEGKMTCGKSEEMREKFLNM; this is translated from the coding sequence ATGGGACAGGCAAAACTGCACGTGGAACTGTTACGCCATACGCCCCGTCCGGAAGAGGTGGTCGCTATGGGGGCCAAACTCTGTTATTCTCCGGCGAACATTGACGACCTGAAAGCGGGGATCGAAAGCAAGGACCAGTCGGCTTTTGTCGATAAACTTGTTTCCATGGGGCACATGTCGCCGGTGGAACATGTGACCTTTACCTTCGGGGTGGAAGGGATCTCCCGGGCCTGCTCGCACCAGATCGTCCGCCACCGGGTTGCCTCCTACTGTTTGAGCGGCGACACGGTCATAAAGGGAGCAAGGCAAAAATCAAGAGGCTACAAAAGGTTTACTGTCAAATCGCTTTTTGACAGGACTTTGTCTCCTCACGGCCGGTCGAGACTAAAGCTGATTCGGTTAAACAGCCTGGATGAGGAGAAACAGGTATTCTCCAGAGGAAAAATTAAAGATATTTTTTACACCGGCAAAAACGAGGTGTGGGAGGTAAAGCTCAATAACGGCAGAACCATTAAAGCAACCCCCAACCACCGCTTTCTTACAAAAGAGGGCTGGCTACCCCTGAAAGATATTGCCAGGTTAAGGCCCAAACTGGCGGTGAACGGCGTTACCTGTAAAGCCCCGGAGTTTGCGCTTTTGAGGGATAAGATCTGGCTCTATGAAAGGTATAACTCTGAAAACCTGACCCAGGAGGAAATTGGGGAGTTGCTGGGCTGTTCAAAGCACACAGTCAGGTCTTGGATAAGACGCCATGGACTGCAAAAAGAGACGGGTGGGCTGCACGGGCATAGGCCAAGGACCGGTTACCATTGGACGCTGAACCGCAAGCGAACTCCGGAAGAGCGGAGGCGGCTTTCCGAGCAAATGAAGGGTCTAGGCAATCCCCAGTGGAAGGGCGGGATAACGAGAGAAGCGGTCCGGCTTCGAAAGGAAATTTCTCCGGAACTTAGAAGATCGATTTATGAGCGGGATGGTTTCAAATGTAAACTTTGTCAGAAAACAGGCGGGCAATTAACCCTGCACCATAAAATACCATTGTATGCCGATAAAACGAAGAACACGGCCCCTGAGAATCTCGTAACTCTTTGTCGGGAGTGTCACCGAAAAGTAAACAACAACGAAAATGAATACGCCGGTTTGTTCGACACGGCGCCGGTCCCTTACCATTCGCGATCCAATGGGTGTTACCGTACGGTAAAATGGGAGGAAATAGAAAGCATAACCCCCAAGGGAATCGAAGAGACTTATGACATAGCAATGGACGGCCCGCATCACAATTTTGTTGCCAACGGTTTTGTGGTTCACAACTCCCAGCAGAGCCAGCGTTACGTGGGGGAACAGACGGCGAAACATGAAGGGGCGACTTTCGAGTACGTTATTCCTCCGAGCGTTGTGGATGCCGGACAGGCCGAATGGTTTGAAGAAAAAATGCAGACGATCCAGGGGTGGTACGACGAACTGAATGCCGCACTCGGAGAGGCCGGGGAGAAGTCACAGGAAGATGCCCGTTTTCTTCTCCCCAATGCCGCCGAGACCAAGATCGTGATCACCATGAATGCAAGGGAGTTACTCCACTTTTTCCGGGTCCGATGTTGTAACCGGGCGCAGTGGGAGATTCGGGCCATGGCCGAGCAGATGCTGGTCAAGCTCAAGGAGGCGGCGCCGAAACTCTTTGTCAATGCAGGTCCCGGTTGTGTTACCGGCAAGTGTCCCGAAGGGAAAATGACCTGCGGGAAGTCGGAAGAGATGCGGGAGAAATTCCTGAATATGTAA
- a CDS encoding acetyl-CoA decarbonylase/synthase complex subunit delta, with the protein MAVELLKENYSGKVLSVTIGVGDKAVTVGGATALPFHAFEGEVGHRPLIAYEVLDVLPEDPPEALQEELGAVWDDPAKWAKYCQDELGARAVALRLVSTDPDGQDASPESAAETVKKVLAAIDIPLIILGCFKEAKDGAVLKVVADAARGHNCLIGKAQEENYKTIAAAATANGHKMIAFSNLDFNLAKQINILLSQADFDINNVVTDPTASALGYGLEYTYSVIERIRAAGLVQNDAMMQPPMFLDLSSVVWKVKEVKASEEDLPEWGDRTERAVHWEAATATSLLMAGAEILVMSSPRAIRTVEKTLDELMPA; encoded by the coding sequence ATGGCTGTGGAACTTCTGAAGGAAAACTATTCCGGAAAGGTTCTTTCCGTGACAATCGGAGTGGGGGATAAAGCGGTGACCGTGGGGGGAGCGACGGCGCTGCCCTTTCATGCGTTTGAAGGGGAAGTGGGACACCGGCCGCTGATTGCTTACGAAGTCCTTGACGTCTTGCCGGAGGATCCGCCGGAGGCGCTCCAGGAGGAGTTAGGGGCGGTCTGGGATGATCCCGCGAAGTGGGCCAAATATTGTCAGGATGAATTAGGAGCCCGGGCGGTAGCGCTCCGTCTGGTCAGCACCGACCCGGACGGCCAGGATGCCTCTCCGGAATCGGCCGCCGAAACGGTAAAAAAGGTCCTGGCTGCCATTGATATTCCGCTGATTATCCTCGGTTGTTTTAAGGAAGCCAAGGATGGCGCCGTACTCAAGGTGGTCGCCGATGCCGCCCGGGGGCATAACTGTCTGATCGGGAAGGCCCAGGAAGAAAATTATAAGACCATTGCCGCCGCGGCCACGGCCAACGGCCATAAAATGATTGCCTTCTCCAATCTTGATTTCAACCTGGCCAAACAGATCAACATCCTTTTGAGCCAGGCAGATTTTGACATCAATAACGTGGTGACCGACCCGACGGCCAGCGCCCTCGGTTACGGTCTGGAATATACCTACTCCGTCATAGAGCGGATCCGTGCGGCCGGGTTGGTACAGAATGATGCCATGATGCAGCCCCCCATGTTTTTAGATCTCTCTTCGGTGGTCTGGAAGGTGAAGGAGGTCAAGGCGTCGGAAGAGGATCTGCCGGAATGGGGAGATCGAACGGAACGGGCCGTGCATTGGGAAGCCGCAACCGCGACGAGCCTGCTCATGGCCGGAGCGGAAATTCTGGTAATGAGTTCTCCCCGTGCGATCCGGACGGTAGAGAAGACCCTTGATGAATTGATGCCCGCATAA
- a CDS encoding carbon monoxide dehydrogenase codes for MSFSIAVAGKGGTGKTSLTGLLIRYLIRRGKSPVMVIDADANANLNEVLGVAVENTIGELREEILHRDGAQPGGMSKEAYFEMMIHQVISEEEGFDLLVMGRPEGPGCYCFVNNLIRRYSDELSSRYPYMVTDNEAGLEHLSRRTTHDTDLLLLMSDASRRGVQAAHRVQGLVNELKLNIKRTALILNRVEGEPDPELLRYIKEQGMIVAGVVPADPAITEYDARGKPIIQLPDDSPVVVAFEKILDSLEIR; via the coding sequence ATGTCTTTCAGTATTGCTGTTGCCGGGAAGGGGGGGACCGGGAAAACCAGTTTGACGGGGCTTCTGATCCGTTACCTGATCCGCCGGGGAAAAAGTCCGGTGATGGTGATCGATGCCGATGCCAACGCCAACCTGAACGAGGTCTTGGGCGTTGCCGTCGAGAACACGATCGGAGAACTCCGGGAGGAGATCCTGCACCGGGACGGCGCGCAGCCGGGGGGGATGTCGAAAGAGGCCTATTTCGAGATGATGATCCATCAGGTGATCTCGGAAGAGGAGGGATTTGATCTTCTCGTGATGGGACGGCCCGAAGGTCCGGGGTGCTACTGCTTTGTCAACAACCTGATCCGGAGGTATTCGGACGAACTTTCGTCCAGGTATCCCTACATGGTGACGGACAACGAGGCGGGGTTGGAACACTTGAGCCGTCGTACAACCCACGACACCGACCTGCTGCTTTTGATGAGCGATGCTTCCAGACGGGGTGTCCAGGCCGCACACCGTGTCCAGGGGCTGGTCAATGAGTTGAAGCTCAATATTAAACGGACGGCGCTGATTCTCAACCGGGTGGAGGGTGAGCCCGACCCGGAGTTGTTGCGATATATCAAAGAGCAGGGCATGATCGTCGCCGGGGTGGTTCCCGCCGATCCGGCGATTACGGAATATGATGCCCGGGGGAAGCCGATCATTCAGTTGCCGGATGATTCCCCTGTGGTGGTCGCCTTCGAGAAGATTCTCGATTCCCTGGAGATCCGCTGA
- a CDS encoding DUF2520 domain-containing protein, translated as MTARRVAIIGAGVVGTAVGALLAGKGYRITGIASRRLASAEKAVRYVGAGTASEDVAGTAGQAEVIFITTPDGAIRSVCEKIVKNGGVTKESTVIHCCGAHSADLLDPARSCGASVLSIHPLQTMADIDQAVRNLPGSYFALDGDEKALTTGRALIRALGGTAMVIPSEGKMLYHGAAVVACNYFVALIFQALRMFEAIGIPREEGLPALMPLIGGTVKNLERVGIPKALTGPIERGDVETIEGHLAAFDALMPDGRKIYCELGRIAVDVAEAKGSIRPETQERLLKLLNVKSG; from the coding sequence ATGACGGCACGGCGTGTGGCCATTATCGGTGCCGGGGTTGTGGGAACGGCCGTTGGTGCATTGCTTGCGGGGAAGGGATACCGGATCACGGGCATTGCCTCCCGGCGTCTTGCCTCGGCGGAGAAGGCGGTCCGTTATGTGGGGGCCGGGACGGCATCGGAAGACGTGGCCGGCACGGCCGGGCAGGCGGAGGTGATCTTCATCACCACGCCGGATGGTGCGATTCGGTCGGTTTGTGAAAAGATTGTGAAAAACGGGGGGGTGACGAAAGAAAGTACGGTCATCCACTGTTGCGGCGCTCATTCGGCCGACCTCCTGGACCCGGCCCGAAGCTGCGGTGCTTCGGTCCTTTCGATCCACCCCCTCCAGACGATGGCCGATATTGATCAGGCCGTGCGGAATCTTCCCGGGTCCTATTTTGCACTGGACGGGGATGAAAAGGCGCTCACGACGGGCAGAGCGCTGATCCGGGCACTGGGGGGAACGGCGATGGTCATCCCCTCGGAAGGGAAGATGCTTTACCACGGAGCGGCTGTCGTTGCCTGTAACTATTTTGTCGCCCTGATTTTTCAGGCACTCCGAATGTTCGAGGCTATCGGGATTCCCAGGGAAGAAGGACTTCCGGCTCTGATGCCTCTCATCGGCGGGACGGTGAAGAATCTTGAGCGGGTTGGTATTCCGAAGGCGCTGACCGGTCCCATTGAGCGGGGCGATGTGGAGACGATCGAAGGGCATCTCGCCGCCTTTGATGCCTTGATGCCGGACGGCAGGAAGATCTACTGCGAGCTGGGACGGATTGCGGTCGATGTGGCGGAGGCGAAAGGGAGTATCCGTCCAGAGACCCAAGAGAGGCTCCTGAAATTATTGAATGTGAAATCGGGTTAA
- a CDS encoding acetyl-CoA decarbonylase/synthase complex subunit gamma, whose protein sequence is MALTGIEIFKHLPKTNCKDCGFPTCLAFAMKLAAKQASLEDCPHASDEAKEFLGAASAPPVRKVVIGAGDAAWTLGEETVLFRHEKKFVNPSAYAVQVADNDPELAAGVEAIAAFKVDRVGEDYGVNLIALQDASGDAGTFSAAVKTVVEKAPKLGIVLMTQKPALVEAGLSACEGKNPLVNGADAENIDALLPIVKGKASLVVSAADLDTLSDLVEKAKAAGVEDLILDPAPENAREALERLTRIRRLAIKKNYKPFGYPLWMSAVHEDPQVEGTLATIGTMKYASVILLSQLRIWEMLGLLTGRLNIYTDPQKPMQVEQKVYEIGNVNGDSPLIVTTNFALTYFIVAGEIENSKVATRLAVQDVEGLSVLTAWAAGKFTAGKIAEFIKESDVASNLTRKEVILPGYVSVLSGALEEKLGGGWKVVVGPREANQLPQFLKSCAQG, encoded by the coding sequence ATGGCACTTACCGGAATTGAAATCTTCAAGCATCTTCCGAAGACAAACTGTAAGGACTGCGGGTTTCCGACCTGTCTGGCTTTTGCCATGAAGTTGGCGGCCAAGCAGGCCTCCCTGGAAGATTGTCCCCATGCCTCGGATGAGGCGAAAGAATTTTTGGGGGCCGCTTCGGCCCCGCCGGTCCGCAAGGTGGTCATCGGCGCCGGAGATGCCGCCTGGACGCTGGGGGAGGAGACGGTCCTCTTCCGTCATGAAAAGAAGTTCGTGAACCCTTCCGCCTATGCCGTTCAGGTCGCCGATAATGATCCCGAACTTGCCGCCGGGGTGGAAGCGATCGCCGCCTTCAAGGTGGACCGTGTCGGGGAGGATTACGGGGTCAATCTGATTGCATTGCAGGATGCCTCCGGTGATGCCGGGACCTTTTCCGCAGCGGTGAAAACGGTGGTCGAGAAGGCGCCGAAGCTCGGTATTGTCCTGATGACGCAAAAGCCCGCTCTTGTGGAAGCGGGGCTTTCCGCCTGTGAAGGAAAGAACCCTCTCGTCAATGGCGCCGATGCCGAAAATATCGATGCGCTCCTGCCGATAGTCAAGGGGAAGGCCTCACTCGTCGTAAGCGCCGCCGACCTGGATACGTTATCCGACCTGGTGGAGAAGGCGAAGGCCGCAGGTGTGGAGGATCTGATCCTCGATCCGGCGCCGGAGAATGCGCGGGAGGCGCTGGAACGGTTGACCCGGATCCGCCGTCTTGCGATCAAGAAGAACTACAAGCCGTTCGGCTATCCCCTCTGGATGTCCGCCGTGCATGAGGATCCTCAGGTCGAGGGGACCCTGGCAACGATCGGTACGATGAAATATGCCTCGGTGATCCTTCTTTCGCAACTTCGCATCTGGGAGATGCTGGGGCTCCTGACGGGGCGTCTCAACATTTACACCGACCCCCAGAAGCCGATGCAGGTGGAACAGAAGGTCTATGAAATCGGAAATGTGAACGGGGATTCGCCGTTGATTGTGACGACGAATTTTGCACTGACCTATTTCATTGTCGCAGGCGAGATCGAAAACAGTAAGGTGGCAACCCGCCTTGCCGTACAGGATGTAGAAGGGCTTTCGGTCCTGACGGCGTGGGCGGCCGGAAAGTTTACGGCCGGCAAGATTGCTGAATTCATCAAGGAATCCGATGTGGCGTCGAACCTGACCCGCAAAGAGGTGATTCTGCCGGGGTATGTCTCGGTTCTCTCCGGGGCGCTGGAAGAGAAATTAGGCGGCGGCTGGAAGGTCGTCGTGGGGCCCCGGGAAGCCAACCAGCTTCCGCAGTTCCTGAAGAGTTGCGCACAGGGATAA
- a CDS encoding dihydropteroate synthase gives MLLIGERINVITKVQRAAMEARDPKPIQEIARAQVEAGANMLDINIGPAEDDGPELMDWIVKTVQEVVQVPLSLDTTNLDAIRAGLKAHNNEWGKPMINSTSGETVRLNTFMPVAAEFQCDIIGLCLSGSGLPADANERCAIAVDIMGKAAEVGLPVENIHLDPLVLMLNGNQEQAMHCINAVEMFQTLNDPPMKTVVGLSNIANTAPMKMKGILTAVFYKMLVDAGLSGAIIDTLEKDFMEVVRTGDPTSVYPAEDVEKTMKVMRGEIMYAHSFLEV, from the coding sequence ATGTTACTGATTGGAGAGCGTATCAATGTGATTACGAAGGTACAACGGGCGGCCATGGAGGCCCGGGACCCGAAGCCGATCCAGGAGATTGCAAGGGCACAGGTCGAAGCCGGCGCCAACATGCTTGATATCAATATCGGTCCCGCCGAGGATGACGGACCGGAGCTGATGGACTGGATCGTCAAGACCGTGCAGGAGGTGGTGCAGGTCCCTCTTTCCCTGGATACGACGAACCTCGATGCCATCCGGGCGGGGCTCAAGGCGCACAACAATGAATGGGGCAAGCCGATGATCAACTCCACTTCCGGTGAAACGGTACGGCTCAACACCTTCATGCCCGTGGCGGCGGAGTTCCAGTGTGATATCATCGGGCTGTGTCTCTCCGGTTCGGGACTTCCGGCGGATGCCAACGAGCGGTGCGCCATTGCCGTGGATATTATGGGGAAGGCCGCCGAAGTGGGGCTGCCCGTTGAGAATATCCACCTGGATCCGCTGGTGCTGATGCTCAACGGGAATCAGGAACAGGCCATGCACTGTATTAACGCCGTGGAGATGTTCCAGACTCTGAACGATCCGCCCATGAAAACCGTCGTCGGTCTTTCCAATATCGCCAATACGGCGCCCATGAAGATGAAGGGGATCCTCACGGCCGTCTTCTATAAGATGCTTGTTGATGCGGGTCTCTCCGGGGCGATTATCGACACCCTCGAAAAAGATTTCATGGAGGTTGTTCGTACCGGCGATCCGACATCGGTGTATCCGGCGGAGGATGTGGAAAAGACCATGAAGGTGATGCGGGGAGAGATTATGTATGCCCACTCATTCTTAGAGGTTTGA